A DNA window from Bombus vancouverensis nearcticus chromosome 6, iyBomVanc1_principal, whole genome shotgun sequence contains the following coding sequences:
- the SPG11 gene encoding spatacsin isoform X1 — protein MAEKTIVGGIPIECLTGEPAIIWSGWRILGDRELVREASAKGTHINLAYKCLAYRRRCSIEDAQHYFNKEVETWIIELLKKHQIYRASHILNNMDKNPMEHIFKVCVNCKDFTLRNYLSEYLISVAHFENKYIDSWNIIKSIVEFEQKYMVEDGLSSSLCIEDIIKLPEDIKQALCTELYFSITEQSLLKNITNIVLWDYLLSNNKIELMRFWIDIYYGNDTIEEINEINEEYKSLFRTLDIVPDMIEAIDSSDASTLIKDLAKNHLCRYGVFVEREQCDVKLLLARIFASAMTIAEFNTILSYKSCNINKTEFMKKIDKELCLAHCLSETSTQEDETKIIELYDVLTKMCENQEPLQDILTEGIFKTIYYLSDDVTEYLKQNYLIVLVLIFSYQSRESAICNQDKGTVLKEITLKSIFTSKNPLQLCNYDISNEVLQNTLKQVPILESIIKKEPKNKVTMYELLDGYKNLNVKQLYKWRFNNEPMPHFSNETLVKKYGYTEDLTYKYYLKEARPNMAIFSLKHSQGKLIGNVSSRRKYKAALYAHSLALRNLEKPEILHTCISFMEILGIDSENLRLHITVANYIYKQINIPIGNLLENIIYKNENDLKTVMSYLESSFQTSCTESSINDSQEFVNVLKIWDVIVRFAAAHNFAFPISFLKFLASKNHWFEFVLVCHIFNYPLNQILENIEHFENTILREHLLTCLSNIQLTKSQLAVCNEQKIKSRDVRQSLYYKIGVKQSVSPNYDSPVSADLASTYDSHSINEYTVNDNICSPNDDLWLIILKCLQSPDPPGALINSSRLTSKPFLIVLASCYEPSSTAAYCYSWMVISTTDKEILSNYKECLKQQVWTANQVYNLLDQMVTYGYITIVSKAYKIFMPESLFNLFFDFLIECVIYGDFKSCQQKLLDFKAQCVDLKCNEAIDWNCSDTTYLNNLYWIAIVTIKCLIATLAYGLRSTHLQIKFLEILIKCNFYKNFPDFVPIFPFLLQVIKILQKTNVALNFAAFTVSDNVYNFDTEIHRCINDLIRTEDYTNALKLSNVAGFNSSEIILAQCRSKFKYYIQKNEKIEDNFWNECALNFKKYNISYEKAAEFFVEHAEKVTSHKERYEILKLAFETLKNIETEQQDIDVLETAMWKSCMLAGPENVQLDDGPYIFNKLKTELLSGLNELKFGYTLSNIQEKNAIESLINTLIDLGKLDTALRISTIFNYKHKDLQILMLCLSLAEGEISPNDLNIEQQSLLKEVNKNKQQKYNALKNRGLQRFSSASSLITSISTEMNKLKHEDVHGIQMECLSILEKLFNTLEHGVDICLRIVLCYKLAMQLEKSYQFLLMLNNPIEFLQEITESDSIKNKSEIINDIVIAYKINNDDVATFLAENITLNINRAVEDGYENNVCLWGYSLNTNFRVIMELCNDVSLLGWKLLKTANKLLGHSHGEKASAFTLKTIAELLIRAHDCFTTSCNMEGIASVLCKCQIFANVLQNLKYWTLLVRLVTGVGRFTEMNYVFQILKENDQFEFLLGKGLNKVIGLETAILEFLKRHCPENKELFTLVALHFRLYHELAHMWKNEAEDIINTIISDATKDLMKLQSTVQHEKKFIKTENILKQLHLAVTNYTHATEYYLQANKLNLANQCSDQVQLVALQLSLFNTVSYNQQVICILNLKPEDIDKVLCHNLSFSQAFVVIHAYNHHVDWANLIYSHCILNGETKYLKDFIAVNKLTPSLVRNCVRRYRLEKSITHTMTDNMKILISELSDVECKYVLASQLGFKGIVETMLNNPMIGAYLKDTVWKKGYNAI, from the exons aTGGCAGAGAAAACAATAGTGGGAGGCATTCCGATTGAATGTTTAACCGGAGAACCTGCAATTATTTGGTCTGGTTGGCGTATATTAGGGGACAGAGAACTTGTTAGAGAAGCCTCTGCAAAGGGCACTCACATTAATCTTGCTTATAAATGTCTAgcttatagaagaagatgtTCTATCGAAGATGCTCAGCATTATTTCAACAAAGAAGTTGAAACTTGGATTATAGAACTTCTAAAGAAACATCAAATTTACAGGGCCtctcatattttaaataatatg GATAAAAATCCAATGGAACATATATTTAAAGTTTGTGTAAACTGCAAGGATTTTAcattaagaaattatttatcGGAATATCTAATAAGTGTTGCACactttgaaaataaatatatagattcatggaatataataaaaagtatTGTAGAATTTGAACAAAAATATAT GGTTGAAGATGGCTTGAGCTCTTCTTTATGTATAgaggatattataaaattaccaGAAGATATAAAACAAGCATTATGTactgaattatatttttctataactGAACAATCTCTTTTGAAAAATATAACTAATATTGTGCTATGGGATTATTTACTGtcaaataataaaatcgaaCTAATGAGATTTTGGATTGACATTTACTATGGCAATGATACAATagaagaaataaatgaaattaatgaaGAATACAAGTCGTTGTTTCGTACTTTGGATATAGTACCAGATATGATTGAAGCTATTGATTCTTCAGATGCCAGTACTCTTATTAAAGATCTAGCAAAAAATCATTTATGTAG gTATGGCGTATTTGTAGAGAGAGAACAATGTGATGTAAAATTATTACTAGCACGTATATTTGCCAGTGCAATGACAATAGCAGaatttaatacaatattatcatataaatcttgtaatattaataaaactgAATTTATGAAGAAAATTGACAAAGAATTGTGTCTTGCACATTGCTTGAGTGAAACAAGTACTCAGGAAGATGAAACCAAGATCATTGAATTGTATGATGTATTGACAAAAATGTGTGAAAATCAAGAACCGTTACAAGATATATTAACAGAAGgaatttttaaaacaatttacTATCTTTCTGATGATGTAACCGAATATTTGAAGCAAAATTATTTGATAGTTTTAGTATTGATATTTTCATACCAATCTAGAGAAAGTGCAATATGCAATCAAGATAAAGGCACAGTACTAAAAGAAATTACTCTAAAAAGTATATTTACAAGTAAAAATCCTTTGCAATTATGCAactatgatatttcgaatgaaGTTCTTCAGAATACATTAAAACAAGTGCCAATTCTTGAATCCATCATAAAAAAAGAACCAAAGAACAAAGTTACAATGTATGAATTATTAGATGGTTACAAAAATTTAAACGTTAAACAATTATATAAGTGGCGTTTTAATAATGAACCAATGCCTCATTTTTCTAATGAAActcttgttaaaaaatatgGATATACAGAAGATTTAACATATAAATACTATTTGAAAGAAGCCCGTCCTAATATGGCTATATTTAGCTTAAAACATTCCCAAGGAAAACTAATTGGAAATGTTTCTTCTAGAAG GAAATATAAAGCGGCTCTGTATGCGCATAGTCTTGCCTTACGAAATTTAGAGAAACCCGAAATTTTACATACTTGTATTTCTTTCATGGAAATATTAGGTATCGATTCAGAAAATTTAAGGCTGCATATAACCGTggcaaattatatttataaacagATTAATATTCCTATTG GAAATTTactagaaaatataatatacaaaaatgaaaatgatttaaAGACTGTAATGTCTTATCTTGAAAGTAGTTTTCAAACAAGTTGTACTGAAAGTTCAATTAATGATAGTCAGGAGTTcgtaaatgtattaaaaatatggGATGTTATTGTACGATTTGCAGCAGCACACAACTTTGCTTTCCCAATCagctttttaaaatttttagcaAGTAAAAATCACTGGTTTGAATTTGTATTAGTTTGTCACATCTTTAATTATCCCCTGAACCAG atattggaaaatatagaacattttgaaaacaCAATTCTCAGAGAACATTTATTAACTTGTTTGAGTAATATTCAACTCACTAAATCTCAATTAGCTGTATGTAATGAACAAAAGATAAAATCACGAGATGTTAGACAATCATTATATTACAAAATTGGAGTTAAACAAAGT GTATCACCCAATTATGATTCACCAGTCTCAGCAGATTTAGCAAGCACTTATGATTCTCATAGTATAAATGAATATACTGTAAATGATAACATTTGTTCTCCAAATGATGATTTGTGGTTGATTATATTGAAATGTCTCCAAAGCCCAGATCCACCTGGTGCTTTGATCAATTCATCCCGGTTAACTTCAAAGCCTTTCCTTATAGTTTTAGCATCCTGTTATgag CCATCTTCAACTGCAGCATATTGTTATTCATGGATGGTAATATCCACCACAGATAAAGAAATTCTTTCTAATTATAAAGAATGTTTAAAACAACAAGTATGGACAGCTAATCAAGTTTATAACTTATTGGATCAAATGGTAACATATGGATATATTACTATCGTTAGTAAAGCTTACAAAATTTTTATGCCT GAAAGTCtcttcaatttattttttgacTTTCTCATAGAATGTGTAATTTATGGTGATTTTAAAAGTTGCCAACAAAAATTATTGGATTTTAAAGCACAATGTGTAGATCTCAAATGTAAT GAAGCTATAGATTGGAATTGCTCAGATACCACATACTTGAATAATTTATACTGGATTGCAATTGTTACAATTAAATGCCTTATTGCAACACTCGCTTATGGTCTAAGAAGTACACATCTCCAAATAAAATTTCTCgaaattttgataaaatgtAACTTTTATAAGAATTTTCCAG ATTTCGTTCCAATCTTTCCATTTTTGCTACAAGttataaaaattcttcaaaaaaCAAATGTCGCATTAAATTTTGCGGCATTTACGGTATCAGACAATGTATATAATTTTGATACAGAAATTCATAGGTGCATTAATGATTTAATAAGAACTGAAGATTATACTAATGCATTAAAATTATCAAATGTAGCGGGATTTAATTCGTCTGAAATAATCTTAGCTCAG TGCCGaagtaaatttaaatattatatacaaaaaaatgagaaaattgaagataatttttgGAACGAGTGtgcattaaattttaaaaaatataacatttcatATGAAAAAGCAGCAGAATTTTTTGTTGAGCATGCTGAAAAAGTTACTTCTCATAAAGAAAG atatgaaatattaaaactaGCTTTTGAAACCTTAAAGAATATTGAAACAGAGCAACAAGATATTGATGTCCTTGAAACAGCAATGTGGAAATCATGTATGTTAGCAGGTCCTGAAAATGTGCAATTAGATGATGGACCTTATATCTTCAATAAACTAAAAACAGAATTGTTATCAGGACTAAATGAATTGAAATTTGGCTATACCTTAAGTAACATACAAGAGAAAAATGCAATTGAAAGtttaattaatacattaattgaCTTAGGTAAACTGGATACAGCATTAAGAATaagtacaatttttaattacaaacataag GATTTACAAATTCTGATGTTATGTTTGAGTTTAGCAGAAGGGGAAATTTCACCAAATGATTTAAATATTGAACAACAAAGTCTTCTGAAAGAAGTAAATAAGAATAAACAACAAAAATACAATGCCTTAAAGAATCGTGGTTTACAAAGATTTTCTTCAGCTTCTTCAT TGATCACTTCAATCAGTACTgaaatgaataaactaaaacaTGAAGATGTTCATGGAATACAAATGGAGTGTTTatcaattttagaaaaattatttaatacccTGGAACATGGAGTAGACATATGTCTTCGcattgtattatgttataaattagCCATGCAACTGGAAAAAAGTTATCAGTTCTTGTTAATGTTAAACAATCCAATTGAATTTTTACAAGAAATTACAGAAAGTGatagtattaaaaataaatctgAAATTATTAATGATATAGTTATTGCATACAAAATAAACAATGATGATGTTGCAACATTTTTGGCTGAAAATATCACTCTAAATATTAACCGTGCAGTAGAAG ATGGATATGAAAATAACGTTTGCTTGTGGGGATATTCCTTAAATACAAATTTTCGTGTTATTATGGAACTATGCAATGATGTTTCACTCCTTGGTTGGAAACTCTTAAAAACGGCAAATAAATTGCTTGGACATTCTCATGGCGAAAAAGCAAGCG CATTTACTCTGAAGACGATTGCAGAATTATTAATACGTGCTCATGATTGTTTTACAACTTCCTGCAATATGGAagggatagcatcagtattatGTAAATGTCAAATTTTCGCAAATGTTTTGCAGAATCTTAAGTATTGGACATTACTA gTACGTCTTGTAACAGGTGTTGGTCGTTTCACAGAAATGAATTatgtatttcaaattttaaaagaaaatgatcagtttgaatttttacttggaAAAGGATTAAATAAG GTAATAGGGCTAGAAACAGCAATTTTGGAATTCCTGAAGCGTCATTGTCCTGAAAATAAAGAACTTTTTACTCTGGTAGCTTTACATTTTCGATTATATCATGAACTAGCACATATGTGGAAAAATGAAGCGGAAGATATAATTAATACGATAATATCAGATGCTACAAAAGATCTTATGAAATTGCAAAGTACTGTTCAACATGAAAAAAAATTCATCAAAACTGAAAATATTCTGAAACAGTTACACTTAGCTGTTACTAATTATACTCACGCAACAGAATACTATTTACAG GCTAATAAATTAAATCTTGCTAATCAATGTTCTGATCAAGTACAATTAGTTGCTCTCCAACTTTCACTTTTTAATACTGTGTCTTATAATCAACAAGTAATCtgtatacttaatttaaaaccTGAAGATATCGATAAAGTATTATGTCATAACTTAAGCTTCTCTCAAGCTTTTGTTGTCATTCATGCATATAATCATCACGTAGATTGGGCTAATCTGATTTATAGCCATTGTATATTAAATGgagaaacaaaatatttgaaagaTTTTATAGCAGTAAATAAGCTCACCCCTAGTCTTGTAAGAAATTGTGTACGCAG GTACAGACTGGAAAAAAGCATTACTCATACTATGACagataacatgaaaatattaatttctgaaTTGTCAGATGTGGAGTGTAAATATGTATTAGCCAGTCAACTGGGATTTAAAGGTATTGTAGAAACAATGCTCAATAATCCTATGATAGGTGCATATCTAAAAGACACTGTATGGAAAAAAGGATATAAtgctatttaa
- the SPG11 gene encoding spatacsin isoform X2, translating into MAEKTIVGGIPIECLTGEPAIIWSGWRILGDRELVREASAKGTHINLAYKCLAYRRRCSIEDAQHYFNKEVETWIIELLKKHQIYRASHILNNMDKNPMEHIFKVCVNCKDFTLRNYLSEYLISVAHFENKYIDSWNIIKSIVEFEQKYMVEDGLSSSLCIEDIIKLPEDIKQALCTELYFSITEQSLLKNITNIVLWDYLLSNNKIELMRFWIDIYYGNDTIEEINEINEEYKSLFRTLDIVPDMIEAIDSSDASTLIKDLAKNHLCRYGVFVEREQCDVKLLLARIFASAMTIAEFNTILSYKSCNINKTEFMKKIDKELCLAHCLSETSTQEDETKIIELYDVLTKMCENQEPLQDILTEGIFKTIYYLSDDVTEYLKQNYLIVLVLIFSYQSRESAICNQDKGTVLKEITLKSIFTSKNPLQLCNYDISNEVLQNTLKQVPILESIIKKEPKNKVTMYELLDGYKNLNVKQLYKWRFNNEPMPHFSNETLVKKYGYTEDLTYKYYLKEARPNMAIFSLKHSQGKLIGNVSSRRKYKAALYAHSLALRNLEKPEILHTCISFMEILGIDSENLRLHITVANYIYKQINIPIGNLLENIIYKNENDLKTVMSYLESSFQTSCTESSINDSQEFVNVLKIWDVIVRFAAAHNFAFPISFLKFLASKNHWFEFVLVCHIFNYPLNQILENIEHFENTILREHLLTCLSNIQLTKSQLAVCNEQKIKSRDVRQSLYYKIGVKQSVSPNYDSPVSADLASTYDSHSINEYTVNDNICSPNDDLWLIILKCLQSPDPPGALINSSRLTSKPFLIVLASCYEPSSTAAYCYSWMVISTTDKEILSNYKECLKQQVWTANQVYNLLDQMVTYGYITIVSKAYKIFMPESLFNLFFDFLIECVIYGDFKSCQQKLLDFKAQCVDLKCNEAIDWNCSDTTYLNNLYWIAIVTIKCLIATLAYGLRSTHLQIKFLEILIKCNFYKNFPDFVPIFPFLLQVIKILQKTNVALNFAAFTVSDNVYNFDTEIHRCINDLIRTEDYTNALKLSNVAGFNSSEIILAQCRSKFKYYIQKNEKIEDNFWNECALNFKKYNISYEKAAEFFVEHAEKVTSHKERYEILKLAFETLKNIETEQQDIDVLETAMWKSCMLAGPENVQLDDGPYIFNKLKTELLSGLNELKFGYTLSNIQEKNAIESLINTLIDLGKLDTALRISTIFNYKHKDLQILMLCLSLAEGEISPNDLNIEQQSLLKEVNKNKQQKYNALKNRGLQRFSSASSLITSISTEMNKLKHEDVHGIQMECLSILEKLFNTLEHGVDICLRIVLCYKLAMQLEKSYQFLLMLNNPIEFLQEITESDSIKNKSEIINDIVIAYKINNDDVATFLAENITLNINRAVEDGYENNVCLWGYSLNTNFRVIMELCNDVSLLGWKLLKTANKLLGHSHGEKASAFTLKTIAELLIRAHDCFTTSCNMEGIASVLCKCQIFANVLQNLKYWTLLVRLVTGVGRFTEMNYVFQILKENDQFEFLLGKGLNKVIGLETAILEFLKRHCPENKELFTLVALHFRLYHELAHMWKNEAEDIINTIISDATKDLMKLQSTVQHEKKFIKTENILKQLHLAVTNYTHATEYYLQVQTGKKHYSYYDR; encoded by the exons aTGGCAGAGAAAACAATAGTGGGAGGCATTCCGATTGAATGTTTAACCGGAGAACCTGCAATTATTTGGTCTGGTTGGCGTATATTAGGGGACAGAGAACTTGTTAGAGAAGCCTCTGCAAAGGGCACTCACATTAATCTTGCTTATAAATGTCTAgcttatagaagaagatgtTCTATCGAAGATGCTCAGCATTATTTCAACAAAGAAGTTGAAACTTGGATTATAGAACTTCTAAAGAAACATCAAATTTACAGGGCCtctcatattttaaataatatg GATAAAAATCCAATGGAACATATATTTAAAGTTTGTGTAAACTGCAAGGATTTTAcattaagaaattatttatcGGAATATCTAATAAGTGTTGCACactttgaaaataaatatatagattcatggaatataataaaaagtatTGTAGAATTTGAACAAAAATATAT GGTTGAAGATGGCTTGAGCTCTTCTTTATGTATAgaggatattataaaattaccaGAAGATATAAAACAAGCATTATGTactgaattatatttttctataactGAACAATCTCTTTTGAAAAATATAACTAATATTGTGCTATGGGATTATTTACTGtcaaataataaaatcgaaCTAATGAGATTTTGGATTGACATTTACTATGGCAATGATACAATagaagaaataaatgaaattaatgaaGAATACAAGTCGTTGTTTCGTACTTTGGATATAGTACCAGATATGATTGAAGCTATTGATTCTTCAGATGCCAGTACTCTTATTAAAGATCTAGCAAAAAATCATTTATGTAG gTATGGCGTATTTGTAGAGAGAGAACAATGTGATGTAAAATTATTACTAGCACGTATATTTGCCAGTGCAATGACAATAGCAGaatttaatacaatattatcatataaatcttgtaatattaataaaactgAATTTATGAAGAAAATTGACAAAGAATTGTGTCTTGCACATTGCTTGAGTGAAACAAGTACTCAGGAAGATGAAACCAAGATCATTGAATTGTATGATGTATTGACAAAAATGTGTGAAAATCAAGAACCGTTACAAGATATATTAACAGAAGgaatttttaaaacaatttacTATCTTTCTGATGATGTAACCGAATATTTGAAGCAAAATTATTTGATAGTTTTAGTATTGATATTTTCATACCAATCTAGAGAAAGTGCAATATGCAATCAAGATAAAGGCACAGTACTAAAAGAAATTACTCTAAAAAGTATATTTACAAGTAAAAATCCTTTGCAATTATGCAactatgatatttcgaatgaaGTTCTTCAGAATACATTAAAACAAGTGCCAATTCTTGAATCCATCATAAAAAAAGAACCAAAGAACAAAGTTACAATGTATGAATTATTAGATGGTTACAAAAATTTAAACGTTAAACAATTATATAAGTGGCGTTTTAATAATGAACCAATGCCTCATTTTTCTAATGAAActcttgttaaaaaatatgGATATACAGAAGATTTAACATATAAATACTATTTGAAAGAAGCCCGTCCTAATATGGCTATATTTAGCTTAAAACATTCCCAAGGAAAACTAATTGGAAATGTTTCTTCTAGAAG GAAATATAAAGCGGCTCTGTATGCGCATAGTCTTGCCTTACGAAATTTAGAGAAACCCGAAATTTTACATACTTGTATTTCTTTCATGGAAATATTAGGTATCGATTCAGAAAATTTAAGGCTGCATATAACCGTggcaaattatatttataaacagATTAATATTCCTATTG GAAATTTactagaaaatataatatacaaaaatgaaaatgatttaaAGACTGTAATGTCTTATCTTGAAAGTAGTTTTCAAACAAGTTGTACTGAAAGTTCAATTAATGATAGTCAGGAGTTcgtaaatgtattaaaaatatggGATGTTATTGTACGATTTGCAGCAGCACACAACTTTGCTTTCCCAATCagctttttaaaatttttagcaAGTAAAAATCACTGGTTTGAATTTGTATTAGTTTGTCACATCTTTAATTATCCCCTGAACCAG atattggaaaatatagaacattttgaaaacaCAATTCTCAGAGAACATTTATTAACTTGTTTGAGTAATATTCAACTCACTAAATCTCAATTAGCTGTATGTAATGAACAAAAGATAAAATCACGAGATGTTAGACAATCATTATATTACAAAATTGGAGTTAAACAAAGT GTATCACCCAATTATGATTCACCAGTCTCAGCAGATTTAGCAAGCACTTATGATTCTCATAGTATAAATGAATATACTGTAAATGATAACATTTGTTCTCCAAATGATGATTTGTGGTTGATTATATTGAAATGTCTCCAAAGCCCAGATCCACCTGGTGCTTTGATCAATTCATCCCGGTTAACTTCAAAGCCTTTCCTTATAGTTTTAGCATCCTGTTATgag CCATCTTCAACTGCAGCATATTGTTATTCATGGATGGTAATATCCACCACAGATAAAGAAATTCTTTCTAATTATAAAGAATGTTTAAAACAACAAGTATGGACAGCTAATCAAGTTTATAACTTATTGGATCAAATGGTAACATATGGATATATTACTATCGTTAGTAAAGCTTACAAAATTTTTATGCCT GAAAGTCtcttcaatttattttttgacTTTCTCATAGAATGTGTAATTTATGGTGATTTTAAAAGTTGCCAACAAAAATTATTGGATTTTAAAGCACAATGTGTAGATCTCAAATGTAAT GAAGCTATAGATTGGAATTGCTCAGATACCACATACTTGAATAATTTATACTGGATTGCAATTGTTACAATTAAATGCCTTATTGCAACACTCGCTTATGGTCTAAGAAGTACACATCTCCAAATAAAATTTCTCgaaattttgataaaatgtAACTTTTATAAGAATTTTCCAG ATTTCGTTCCAATCTTTCCATTTTTGCTACAAGttataaaaattcttcaaaaaaCAAATGTCGCATTAAATTTTGCGGCATTTACGGTATCAGACAATGTATATAATTTTGATACAGAAATTCATAGGTGCATTAATGATTTAATAAGAACTGAAGATTATACTAATGCATTAAAATTATCAAATGTAGCGGGATTTAATTCGTCTGAAATAATCTTAGCTCAG TGCCGaagtaaatttaaatattatatacaaaaaaatgagaaaattgaagataatttttgGAACGAGTGtgcattaaattttaaaaaatataacatttcatATGAAAAAGCAGCAGAATTTTTTGTTGAGCATGCTGAAAAAGTTACTTCTCATAAAGAAAG atatgaaatattaaaactaGCTTTTGAAACCTTAAAGAATATTGAAACAGAGCAACAAGATATTGATGTCCTTGAAACAGCAATGTGGAAATCATGTATGTTAGCAGGTCCTGAAAATGTGCAATTAGATGATGGACCTTATATCTTCAATAAACTAAAAACAGAATTGTTATCAGGACTAAATGAATTGAAATTTGGCTATACCTTAAGTAACATACAAGAGAAAAATGCAATTGAAAGtttaattaatacattaattgaCTTAGGTAAACTGGATACAGCATTAAGAATaagtacaatttttaattacaaacataag GATTTACAAATTCTGATGTTATGTTTGAGTTTAGCAGAAGGGGAAATTTCACCAAATGATTTAAATATTGAACAACAAAGTCTTCTGAAAGAAGTAAATAAGAATAAACAACAAAAATACAATGCCTTAAAGAATCGTGGTTTACAAAGATTTTCTTCAGCTTCTTCAT TGATCACTTCAATCAGTACTgaaatgaataaactaaaacaTGAAGATGTTCATGGAATACAAATGGAGTGTTTatcaattttagaaaaattatttaatacccTGGAACATGGAGTAGACATATGTCTTCGcattgtattatgttataaattagCCATGCAACTGGAAAAAAGTTATCAGTTCTTGTTAATGTTAAACAATCCAATTGAATTTTTACAAGAAATTACAGAAAGTGatagtattaaaaataaatctgAAATTATTAATGATATAGTTATTGCATACAAAATAAACAATGATGATGTTGCAACATTTTTGGCTGAAAATATCACTCTAAATATTAACCGTGCAGTAGAAG ATGGATATGAAAATAACGTTTGCTTGTGGGGATATTCCTTAAATACAAATTTTCGTGTTATTATGGAACTATGCAATGATGTTTCACTCCTTGGTTGGAAACTCTTAAAAACGGCAAATAAATTGCTTGGACATTCTCATGGCGAAAAAGCAAGCG CATTTACTCTGAAGACGATTGCAGAATTATTAATACGTGCTCATGATTGTTTTACAACTTCCTGCAATATGGAagggatagcatcagtattatGTAAATGTCAAATTTTCGCAAATGTTTTGCAGAATCTTAAGTATTGGACATTACTA gTACGTCTTGTAACAGGTGTTGGTCGTTTCACAGAAATGAATTatgtatttcaaattttaaaagaaaatgatcagtttgaatttttacttggaAAAGGATTAAATAAG GTAATAGGGCTAGAAACAGCAATTTTGGAATTCCTGAAGCGTCATTGTCCTGAAAATAAAGAACTTTTTACTCTGGTAGCTTTACATTTTCGATTATATCATGAACTAGCACATATGTGGAAAAATGAAGCGGAAGATATAATTAATACGATAATATCAGATGCTACAAAAGATCTTATGAAATTGCAAAGTACTGTTCAACATGAAAAAAAATTCATCAAAACTGAAAATATTCTGAAACAGTTACACTTAGCTGTTACTAATTATACTCACGCAACAGAATACTATTTACAG GTACAGACTGGAAAAAAGCATTACTCATACTATGACagataa